One window of the Anaeromyxobacter dehalogenans 2CP-C genome contains the following:
- a CDS encoding DUF3943 domain-containing protein produces MPARRVLIAACLALAWPQPDAAAERGPAPPAAGGQAATAAPVPALADAPAATAATLPASVLPPRPPPSLSPRPLPPGANVFIPAAESAAVTLVMMGWNRWVGEAPWADISGESIGRNLRSPWVLDDDQFWINQFGHPYQGMWSMTAARSAGLGFWRSTPYTFASSLVWEIAGETEPPSINDQITTPIGGIVLGEVLFRLAGILRGDGRNPWRELGAGLLSPMDALNHGLLHDGHDELDEPRAWTLSAGPVAARLAWDAAGPSPGWETSPEVAFRMVHGLAWHPAFRFERPFDHFELQAAYAGRSNPDATLILRGLLAGATYGDAGGWRGVYGLYGSFDLDTPGVFRVSTSALGLGTSGGRLLAHDLLVEGTAIVSGILMGGGGQVARDAEGKGRDYRLGPGGQSVLELQLTAAERAAVRLGLRQYLLFGAGTIGGDELIGAGDAALVVRIAGEHGVGIEGTLHTRTLWPEVGGREAFTGRSVRVFWEMNGFHAPATPLDPALLGP; encoded by the coding sequence GTGCCCGCACGCCGTGTCCTGATCGCCGCCTGCCTGGCGCTCGCCTGGCCGCAGCCCGACGCCGCTGCGGAGCGCGGGCCGGCTCCGCCCGCCGCCGGGGGCCAGGCCGCGACCGCGGCGCCGGTGCCCGCGCTGGCCGACGCGCCCGCCGCGACGGCGGCGACGCTCCCGGCCTCGGTGCTGCCGCCCCGCCCGCCACCCTCGCTCTCGCCGCGCCCGCTCCCGCCTGGCGCGAACGTGTTCATCCCCGCGGCGGAGTCGGCGGCGGTCACGCTGGTGATGATGGGCTGGAACCGCTGGGTCGGCGAGGCGCCCTGGGCCGACATCTCCGGCGAGTCCATCGGCCGCAACCTCCGCAGCCCCTGGGTGCTCGACGACGACCAGTTCTGGATCAACCAGTTCGGCCACCCGTACCAGGGCATGTGGTCGATGACCGCGGCGCGCAGCGCCGGCCTCGGCTTCTGGCGCTCCACGCCGTACACCTTCGCCTCCAGCCTGGTGTGGGAGATCGCCGGCGAGACCGAGCCGCCCTCGATCAACGACCAGATCACGACGCCCATCGGCGGCATCGTGCTCGGCGAGGTGCTGTTCCGCCTCGCGGGCATCCTGCGCGGCGACGGCCGCAACCCGTGGCGCGAGCTCGGGGCCGGGCTGCTCTCGCCGATGGACGCGCTCAACCACGGGCTGCTCCACGACGGCCACGACGAGCTGGACGAGCCGCGCGCGTGGACGCTCTCGGCCGGGCCGGTGGCCGCGCGCCTGGCGTGGGACGCGGCGGGACCGTCGCCGGGCTGGGAGACCTCGCCCGAGGTGGCGTTCCGGATGGTGCACGGGCTCGCGTGGCACCCGGCGTTCCGCTTCGAGCGGCCGTTCGACCACTTCGAGCTGCAGGCGGCCTACGCCGGCCGCTCCAACCCCGACGCGACCCTGATCCTGCGCGGCCTGCTGGCGGGGGCGACCTACGGCGACGCGGGCGGCTGGCGCGGCGTCTACGGGCTGTACGGGAGCTTCGACCTGGACACGCCGGGCGTGTTCCGCGTGTCCACCAGCGCGCTCGGCCTCGGCACCTCCGGCGGCCGCCTCCTCGCGCACGACCTGCTGGTCGAGGGCACCGCGATCGTCTCCGGGATCCTCATGGGCGGCGGCGGGCAGGTGGCGCGCGACGCCGAGGGGAAGGGGCGCGACTACCGCCTCGGCCCGGGCGGCCAGTCGGTGCTGGAGCTGCAGCTCACCGCCGCGGAGCGCGCCGCGGTGCGCCTGGGCCTGCGCCAGTACCTGCTCTTCGGCGCCGGGACCATCGGCGGCGACGAGCTCATCGGCGCCGGGGACGCCGCGCTGGTGGTGCGCATCGCCGGCGAGCACGGGGTGGGCATCGAGGGCACGCTCCACACCCGCACGCTCTGGCCCGAGGTCGGGGGCCGCGAGGCGTTCACCGGGCGCAGCGTGCGCGTGTTCTGGGAGATGAACGGCTTCCACGCCCCCGCCACCCCGCTCGACCCGGCGCTGCTCGGCCCGTGA
- a CDS encoding MgtC/SapB family protein, protein MTPAFDAENLRILGHLCVALVVGGAIGIERSYHGRPAGFRTHALVCLASSLLMLLTLYQQRWFPSAETVRLDPTRMAQGIMTGIGFLGAGVIFKEGITVRGLTTAASIWITSAIGVMVGSGMYFPALAATVLTLGVLSGFRLIEARLPAHQYAAHRLRFDRGEALGEEAVRALLARHGCKLSSMSWRLTDEGRCVEYRMTVRTSDARNFSRLAATLQDLPVVREFVLSPAGD, encoded by the coding sequence GTGACGCCCGCGTTCGACGCCGAGAACCTCCGCATCCTGGGCCACCTGTGCGTCGCCCTGGTGGTGGGCGGCGCGATCGGCATCGAGCGCTCGTACCACGGGCGCCCGGCGGGGTTCCGGACGCACGCGCTCGTGTGCCTCGCCTCGAGCCTGCTCATGCTGCTGACGCTCTACCAGCAGCGGTGGTTCCCCTCCGCCGAGACGGTGCGGCTCGACCCCACGCGCATGGCGCAGGGGATCATGACCGGCATCGGCTTCCTCGGCGCGGGCGTGATCTTCAAGGAGGGGATCACCGTCCGCGGCCTCACCACGGCCGCGTCCATCTGGATCACCTCCGCCATCGGCGTGATGGTGGGCAGCGGCATGTACTTCCCCGCGCTCGCCGCGACCGTGCTGACGCTGGGCGTGCTCTCCGGGTTCCGGCTGATCGAGGCGCGGCTGCCGGCCCACCAGTACGCCGCGCACCGCCTGCGGTTCGACCGCGGCGAGGCGCTCGGCGAGGAGGCGGTGCGGGCGCTGCTCGCGCGCCACGGCTGCAAGCTGAGCTCGATGTCGTGGCGGCTCACCGACGAGGGGCGCTGCGTGGAGTACCGGATGACCGTCCGCACCTCCGACGCGCGCAACTTCTCCCGGCTGGCGGCGACGCTCCAGGACCTGCCGGTGGTGCGCGAGTTCGTGCTCTCGCCCGCCGGCGACTGA
- a CDS encoding dipeptidyl-peptidase 3 family protein encodes MNASCFPYASLLASIAVLTAAAPGPARAAEAAPPGVASLRRAEARFAPVDLKVDLSKLPASERTALARLVEAGRIMDALFLRQVWAGNEALLLRLVEDRSPLGEARLRLFLRNKGPWDRLEEDRAFLPGIPEKPQQASFYPAGATKDEVERWAAGLAPEEKDRAMGFFTTVRRDAAGKLVAVPYSLEYQGELARAAALLREAAAATQDAGLRTFLEARAAAFVGNAYRDSDVAWMRLDSAVEPTIGPYEVYEDGWFNAKAAFEAFIGVRDDAETAKVARFAAELQGIEDALPIDAAFKNPKIGALAPIRVINEVYAGGDAAKGVQTAAYNLPNDEWVTRTMGSKRVMLKNVQEAKFQKVLQPVARRLLSPADRAHVAFDPFFTHILMHELVHGLGPHHATVNGQEVTVRAALAETYSALEEAKADVAGLFALEKLLDDGKLDRRMRDTLYPTFLCGAFRSIRFGLNEAHGKGMAIQINWLLDHGAIVARKDGTFAVDGAKMRDAVAGLTREIMTIQAKGDRAAAKAMLEKLGVVRPEVARALARIEDLPVDIAPRFVTADALTAR; translated from the coding sequence ATGAACGCCTCGTGCTTCCCGTACGCCTCGCTGCTCGCCTCGATCGCCGTCCTCACCGCCGCCGCGCCGGGTCCAGCGCGCGCCGCCGAGGCGGCGCCCCCGGGCGTCGCCTCGCTCCGCCGCGCCGAGGCCCGCTTCGCGCCGGTGGACCTGAAGGTGGATCTCTCGAAGCTGCCCGCGTCGGAGCGCACGGCGCTCGCCCGCCTGGTCGAGGCCGGCCGGATCATGGACGCGCTGTTCCTGCGGCAGGTGTGGGCCGGCAACGAGGCGCTGCTGCTCCGGCTGGTCGAGGATCGCAGCCCGCTCGGCGAGGCGCGGCTCCGCCTGTTCCTGCGCAACAAGGGCCCGTGGGACCGGCTCGAGGAGGATCGCGCCTTCCTGCCGGGGATCCCGGAGAAGCCGCAGCAGGCGAGCTTCTACCCGGCGGGCGCCACGAAGGACGAGGTGGAGCGGTGGGCGGCCGGGCTCGCGCCCGAGGAGAAGGACCGGGCCATGGGCTTCTTCACCACCGTCCGCCGCGACGCGGCCGGCAAGCTCGTGGCGGTGCCGTACAGCCTCGAGTACCAGGGCGAGCTGGCGCGCGCGGCGGCGCTGCTGCGCGAGGCGGCCGCGGCGACCCAGGACGCGGGGCTGCGGACGTTCCTCGAGGCGCGCGCGGCGGCGTTCGTCGGCAACGCCTACCGCGACTCCGACGTGGCCTGGATGCGCCTCGACTCGGCGGTGGAGCCGACCATCGGGCCCTACGAGGTCTACGAGGACGGCTGGTTCAACGCCAAGGCGGCGTTCGAGGCGTTCATCGGCGTGCGGGACGACGCCGAGACCGCGAAGGTGGCCCGCTTCGCCGCCGAGCTGCAGGGCATCGAGGACGCGCTGCCCATCGACGCGGCCTTCAAGAACCCGAAGATCGGCGCGCTCGCGCCCATCCGCGTGATCAACGAGGTCTACGCAGGCGGCGACGCCGCCAAGGGCGTGCAGACCGCGGCCTACAACCTCCCGAACGACGAGTGGGTCACGAGGACCATGGGGTCGAAGCGGGTGATGCTGAAGAACGTGCAGGAGGCGAAGTTCCAGAAGGTGCTGCAGCCGGTGGCGCGCCGCCTGCTCTCGCCGGCGGACCGGGCCCACGTCGCGTTCGACCCGTTCTTCACGCACATCCTCATGCACGAGCTGGTGCACGGGCTCGGCCCGCACCACGCCACCGTGAACGGCCAGGAGGTCACGGTGCGCGCCGCGCTGGCGGAGACCTACAGCGCGCTCGAGGAGGCGAAGGCCGACGTGGCGGGGCTGTTCGCGCTGGAGAAGCTGCTCGACGACGGCAAGCTCGACCGGCGGATGCGCGACACGCTCTACCCCACCTTCCTCTGCGGCGCGTTCCGCTCGATCCGCTTCGGGCTGAACGAGGCCCACGGCAAGGGCATGGCCATCCAGATCAACTGGCTGCTCGACCACGGGGCGATCGTGGCGCGCAAGGACGGGACGTTCGCGGTGGACGGCGCGAAGATGCGCGACGCCGTCGCCGGGCTCACCCGCGAGATCATGACCATCCAGGCGAAGGGCGACCGCGCCGCCGCGAAGGCCATGCTGGAGAAGCTGGGCGTGGTCCGGCCCGAGGTGGCCCGCGCGCTCGCGCGGATCGAGGACCTGCCGGTGGACATCGCGCCCCGGTTCGTCACCGCCGACGCGCTCACCGCGCGGTAG
- a CDS encoding TonB-dependent receptor, with the protein MSLNWKLARLVAALTLLPAPGAAEEPAAEPRTEVLLEEIVVKSRREPRADGLEVREVRETPARDLGEALEQALGVGKVRKAGIASDVVLRGLKRDDVNVLVDGTRTHGACPSRMDPPAFHLDWAEVDGVEVRRGPFDVSQPGGLGGVVDVRTRGARPGPGAEVNVGAGSFGAAESSAVASYGGGRASLLLGGAFKRSDPYLAGDGRNITEIIPATSTGRYRDTSDHQTAYDVRSGWAKVGLVPAEGQQLELAYTRQEADDVLYPYLLMDGIRDDTDRVNATWRAGAIGPLASARAQLYWTRVAHDMDDRDRCSSAADPAACAGGLAEAWSMRTEARTRTLGAKLEASLGGGDAALDARLGADLVVRNWDNETIRVRRAMPGQPYVGEASIPDVTQTTGGVYAELRRALAPSLRATAGARLDVAESYAGVDRRDFYATWRPGSSPERSRTDLLLAGNVQLDWEAARGLTLFAGYGHGTRLPDPQERYMALAGLMGKPAWVGDPSLRPTRSDELDAGLRFTADRLLAKAQVFHAWLADEITLVPLALPGGATAKTYAGVSARRVGGEASARLALPLRLYAGAAVAYVWARNETAGTPLAEIPPLRASASLRWDDGRFFAEAEEQWAARQDRVDPALGERPTAAWFITNLRAGAEWRGLKAFVGVRNLLDKTYAEHLSYLRDPFAAGVKVPEPGRTLYANVQYAF; encoded by the coding sequence ATGTCCCTGAACTGGAAGCTCGCGCGGCTCGTGGCCGCGCTGACGCTCCTGCCCGCGCCCGGCGCGGCGGAGGAGCCCGCGGCGGAGCCGCGCACCGAGGTGCTGCTGGAGGAGATCGTGGTCAAGTCGCGGCGCGAGCCGCGCGCCGACGGGCTGGAGGTACGCGAGGTGCGCGAGACGCCGGCCCGGGACCTGGGCGAGGCGCTGGAGCAGGCGCTCGGCGTCGGCAAGGTGCGCAAGGCCGGCATCGCGAGCGACGTGGTGCTGCGCGGCCTGAAGCGCGACGACGTGAACGTGCTGGTGGACGGCACGCGCACGCACGGCGCCTGCCCGTCGCGCATGGACCCGCCCGCGTTCCACCTCGACTGGGCCGAGGTGGACGGCGTGGAGGTGCGGCGCGGGCCGTTCGACGTGAGCCAGCCGGGCGGGCTCGGCGGCGTGGTGGACGTGCGCACCCGCGGCGCGCGCCCGGGGCCGGGCGCGGAGGTGAACGTGGGCGCGGGCTCGTTCGGCGCCGCGGAGAGCAGCGCCGTCGCGTCCTACGGCGGCGGGCGCGCCTCGCTGCTGCTGGGCGGCGCGTTCAAGCGGAGCGACCCCTACCTGGCCGGCGACGGGCGGAACATCACCGAGATCATCCCGGCGACCAGCACCGGCCGCTACCGGGACACCTCGGACCACCAGACCGCGTACGACGTCCGGAGCGGCTGGGCCAAGGTGGGTCTGGTGCCGGCGGAGGGGCAGCAGCTCGAGCTCGCCTACACGCGCCAGGAGGCGGACGACGTCCTGTACCCGTACCTGCTCATGGACGGCATCCGGGACGACACCGACCGGGTGAACGCGACCTGGCGCGCCGGCGCGATCGGGCCGCTCGCCTCGGCGCGGGCGCAGCTCTACTGGACGCGGGTCGCGCACGACATGGACGACCGCGACCGCTGCAGCTCCGCGGCGGACCCAGCCGCCTGCGCCGGCGGGCTGGCCGAGGCCTGGTCGATGCGCACCGAGGCGCGCACCCGCACGCTCGGCGCGAAGCTGGAGGCGAGCCTCGGCGGCGGTGACGCGGCCCTCGACGCGAGGCTCGGGGCCGACCTCGTCGTCCGCAACTGGGACAACGAGACCATCCGCGTGCGGCGCGCCATGCCCGGCCAGCCGTACGTCGGGGAGGCGTCGATCCCCGACGTCACCCAGACCACCGGCGGCGTCTACGCCGAGCTGCGCCGCGCGCTCGCGCCGTCGCTGCGCGCCACCGCCGGCGCGCGCCTCGACGTGGCCGAGTCGTACGCCGGCGTGGACCGGCGAGACTTCTACGCCACCTGGCGGCCGGGCTCGTCGCCGGAGCGCTCCCGCACCGACCTGCTCCTCGCCGGCAACGTCCAGCTCGACTGGGAGGCGGCGCGCGGCCTGACCCTGTTCGCGGGGTACGGCCACGGCACGCGCCTGCCGGACCCGCAGGAGCGCTACATGGCGCTGGCGGGGCTGATGGGGAAGCCGGCCTGGGTGGGCGATCCGTCGCTCCGCCCGACGCGCAGCGACGAGCTGGACGCGGGGCTGCGCTTCACCGCCGACCGGCTGCTCGCGAAGGCGCAGGTGTTCCACGCCTGGCTCGCCGACGAGATCACGCTGGTGCCGCTGGCGCTGCCGGGCGGCGCGACCGCCAAGACCTACGCCGGCGTCAGCGCGCGCCGGGTGGGCGGCGAGGCCTCGGCGCGGCTGGCGCTGCCGCTGCGGCTCTACGCCGGCGCGGCGGTCGCGTACGTGTGGGCCCGCAACGAGACCGCCGGGACGCCGCTCGCCGAGATCCCGCCGCTGCGCGCGAGCGCGTCGCTGCGGTGGGACGACGGCCGCTTCTTCGCCGAGGCGGAGGAGCAGTGGGCGGCGCGGCAGGACCGGGTGGACCCGGCGCTCGGCGAGCGGCCCACCGCCGCGTGGTTCATCACGAACCTGCGCGCGGGCGCCGAGTGGCGCGGCCTGAAGGCGTTCGTGGGCGTGCGCAACCTGCTCGACAAGACCTATGCCGAGCACCTGTCCTACCTGCGGGATCCGTTCGCGGCCGGCGTGAAGGTGCCGGAGCCGGGGCGGACGCTGTACGCCAACGTCCAGTACGCGTTCTAG
- a CDS encoding TMEM165/GDT1 family protein translates to MESILGSFLLVAASEMGDKTQLLAFSLATRFRKPWPIMAGILVATLANHGLASSLGAWISANVPARMLAGVLALTFLMFGLWTLRPDSLEASKGPERFGAFLTTTVLFFLAEMGDKTQLATVALAARYGDVIRVTAGTTLGMLAADGLAVFLGEKLAARVSSARIRWAAAGLFFLFGLISAWAAIFG, encoded by the coding sequence ATGGAATCCATCCTCGGATCGTTCCTGCTCGTCGCCGCGAGCGAGATGGGCGACAAGACCCAGCTCCTCGCGTTCTCGCTCGCCACGCGCTTCCGGAAGCCCTGGCCCATCATGGCCGGCATCCTGGTGGCGACGCTCGCGAACCACGGCCTCGCGTCGTCGCTCGGCGCCTGGATCTCGGCGAACGTGCCGGCGCGCATGCTGGCCGGCGTGCTCGCGCTCACGTTCCTGATGTTCGGCCTGTGGACGCTGCGCCCGGACTCGCTCGAGGCGTCGAAGGGGCCGGAGCGCTTCGGCGCGTTCCTCACCACCACCGTCCTGTTCTTCCTCGCCGAGATGGGGGACAAGACGCAGCTCGCCACCGTGGCGCTCGCCGCCCGCTACGGCGACGTGATCCGGGTCACCGCGGGCACGACGCTCGGGATGCTCGCGGCCGACGGGCTGGCGGTGTTCCTGGGCGAGAAGCTCGCCGCGCGCGTCTCCTCGGCGCGCATCCGCTGGGCGGCGGCCGGCCTGTTCTTCCTGTTCGGGCTCATCTCGGCCTGGGCGGCGATCTTCGGCTGA
- a CDS encoding DUF3857 domain-containing protein: MTLRLLPALAAASLSLLAARAGAAGAPWEGAPFSADPKAMLAAAQALAPPRAAGVDVLLEEGRFRYDARGALTLEHRLVFRLLTAEAARSWSRVERSYAPWQQARPELRARVITAQGEVHELDPATLTEQGVADRADLMYSDRRVVAGPLPAVRVGSLVEELIVVRDTAPSFDGGTSARFFLAQALPARRIRVEVAAPAELPLRWVVRGTDAAPKETKERGERRLVIDRRDVPGWTAVEPGAPRDTPPAPYLAFGWGRSWADVSARYAASWERQLAGSGLAAAAREALGEGQAPDRAEAVRRVVAWVHRNVRYTGLELGEAALVPAAPDEVLKRRYGDCKDLSLLVAGMLRAAGHDARLALVRTDWHEVNPELPGISQFDHVVVRVEGSPAIWVDATDPYTPPGVLPPAVEGRLALVTPGGRELVRTPERGAADNRVRIVRELFMAESGRGRIRETRELVGALAATERAFRERIPPERRDEVAEHYAKEVLRAAEVLSASTEGLDDPSAPLRLVVDAKETDAVRTADDEAELPVTPDQVFDALPGFLTGDPEGHGAAPPAKRTADLLLVVPYQWEVTYRIHVPDGFEPRPLPASTTERFGPATYAQTYARAPDGTVTATFRFDTGGRRLSAADAAALGKRAREVVRGSSPVVALDRTAAALLAAGKVPEALGEMRRLAALHPKEALHHVQLAAALVRLGFSEQAATEVRQAIALEPDSAWAHRILGWILQHDAVGRYQGPGHDRAGALAAYRKAKDLDPDHAGGRAALAELLAREANGAPAATIGEAVEEFEAIRADLHEQAFDGPYLRTLFDAGRDAGAEKLARDMPRGRERDGLLLAAVAMQRGAPAAEEESRGMGDGRRDALRDAARLMVGRRSYAAAAALASAAAQGAPNAAEIRQQADLFQGLKPWETLAPQGTEAARLVKRLFVAAIRSPAPARELPGMVARDRLGPELVRIADQGLGGPIAGARRTLHEQGIPPDVLLDLVLSRVEMLEDGDPRAAVRVRVQFPFTPGDGRSAVFVVREGKEPKVLATDTAWPILGAEALRLAGAGDLAGARRWLDWARETLPGAESDPSTPAGVLARLWRPGAEAGAPEVRRAAAAVLAWADEAGRSIPTLSEARARATDPAERRALGFALAQAYRAAGKREDQLRVARELLQDDPASREAFALGAVALADLKRPAELEALAAGVLQRLPDDPEVLGLLGNLRLGAGNVDEAAKAFRRLIDGGKASPLVLNNAAWLELFRATPGKDALDWARRAVEGERGQNHPSLNTLAAIYAASGQPAEAREVFLRSLDVSGDALEPADWFVFGRIAEAWGVPEAARAAYARVAPDPLDPTAPHTLAQRRLALLGPAPAPASPGGAKPAPGDAPAVPPARPLPAAAPAPAAAPPATPAAPARPEGGQPGKKAPARRKPAPPAPKAPAAGARPA, from the coding sequence ATGACCCTCCGTCTCCTCCCCGCGCTCGCCGCCGCGAGCCTGTCCCTCCTCGCCGCTCGCGCCGGCGCCGCCGGCGCGCCGTGGGAGGGCGCGCCGTTCTCCGCCGACCCGAAGGCGATGCTCGCCGCCGCGCAGGCGCTCGCGCCGCCCCGGGCCGCCGGGGTGGACGTGCTGCTGGAGGAGGGCCGGTTCCGCTACGACGCGCGCGGCGCGCTCACGCTCGAGCACCGCCTGGTCTTCCGGCTCCTGACCGCCGAGGCGGCCCGGAGCTGGTCGCGGGTGGAGCGGTCCTACGCGCCCTGGCAGCAGGCGCGCCCGGAGCTGCGGGCGCGCGTGATCACCGCCCAGGGCGAGGTGCACGAGCTCGACCCGGCCACGCTCACCGAGCAGGGCGTCGCCGACCGCGCCGACCTCATGTACTCCGACCGGCGGGTGGTGGCCGGCCCGCTGCCGGCGGTGCGCGTCGGCTCGCTGGTCGAGGAGCTGATCGTCGTCCGCGACACCGCGCCCAGCTTCGACGGCGGCACGAGCGCGCGCTTCTTCCTGGCGCAGGCGCTGCCGGCGCGGCGCATCCGCGTGGAGGTGGCCGCGCCCGCCGAGCTCCCGCTGCGCTGGGTGGTGCGCGGGACCGACGCCGCGCCGAAGGAGACGAAGGAGCGCGGCGAGCGCCGCCTGGTGATCGACCGCCGCGACGTGCCGGGCTGGACCGCGGTGGAGCCGGGCGCGCCCCGCGACACGCCGCCCGCGCCCTACCTGGCCTTCGGCTGGGGGCGCTCCTGGGCGGACGTCTCCGCGCGCTACGCGGCGTCGTGGGAGCGCCAGCTCGCGGGCAGCGGCCTCGCCGCGGCCGCGCGGGAGGCGCTCGGCGAGGGCCAGGCGCCGGACCGCGCCGAGGCGGTGCGCCGCGTGGTGGCCTGGGTCCACCGCAACGTGCGCTACACCGGGCTCGAGCTGGGCGAGGCGGCGCTGGTGCCGGCCGCGCCGGACGAGGTGCTGAAGCGGCGCTACGGCGACTGCAAGGACCTGTCGCTGCTCGTCGCGGGCATGCTGCGCGCGGCCGGCCACGACGCGCGCCTGGCGCTGGTGCGCACCGACTGGCACGAGGTGAACCCGGAGCTGCCGGGCATCTCGCAGTTCGACCACGTGGTGGTGCGGGTGGAGGGCTCGCCGGCCATCTGGGTGGACGCGACCGACCCGTACACGCCGCCCGGCGTGCTGCCGCCCGCGGTGGAGGGGCGGCTGGCGCTGGTGACGCCCGGCGGGCGCGAGCTGGTCCGCACCCCGGAGCGCGGCGCGGCCGACAACCGGGTGCGCATCGTGCGCGAGCTGTTCATGGCCGAGAGCGGGCGCGGGCGGATCCGCGAGACGCGCGAGCTGGTGGGCGCGCTCGCCGCGACCGAGCGCGCGTTCCGCGAGCGGATCCCGCCGGAGCGGCGCGACGAGGTGGCCGAGCACTACGCGAAGGAGGTGCTCCGCGCCGCGGAGGTCCTCTCCGCCAGCACCGAGGGGCTGGACGATCCCTCGGCGCCGCTGCGCCTGGTGGTGGACGCGAAGGAGACCGACGCGGTCCGCACCGCCGACGACGAGGCGGAGCTGCCGGTCACGCCCGACCAGGTGTTCGACGCGCTGCCGGGCTTCCTCACCGGCGATCCCGAGGGCCACGGCGCGGCGCCGCCGGCGAAGCGCACCGCCGACCTGCTCCTGGTCGTGCCGTACCAGTGGGAGGTGACCTACCGGATCCACGTGCCGGACGGCTTCGAGCCGCGCCCGCTGCCGGCGAGCACCACCGAGCGCTTCGGCCCGGCCACCTACGCGCAGACGTACGCGCGCGCGCCGGACGGCACCGTGACGGCCACCTTCCGGTTCGACACCGGCGGCCGCCGCCTCTCCGCCGCGGACGCGGCCGCGCTCGGCAAGCGCGCGCGCGAGGTGGTGCGCGGCAGCTCGCCCGTCGTCGCGCTCGACCGGACCGCCGCCGCCCTCCTCGCGGCCGGCAAGGTGCCGGAGGCGCTCGGGGAGATGCGCCGGCTCGCGGCGCTCCATCCCAAGGAGGCGCTCCACCACGTCCAGCTCGCGGCCGCGCTGGTCCGGCTCGGGTTCTCCGAGCAGGCCGCGACCGAGGTCCGGCAGGCCATCGCCCTCGAGCCGGACAGCGCCTGGGCGCACCGCATCCTGGGGTGGATCCTGCAGCACGACGCGGTGGGCCGCTACCAGGGGCCGGGGCACGACCGCGCCGGCGCGCTCGCCGCGTACCGGAAGGCGAAGGACCTCGACCCGGACCACGCCGGCGGCCGGGCCGCGCTCGCCGAGCTGCTCGCGCGGGAGGCGAACGGCGCGCCCGCCGCGACCATCGGCGAGGCCGTCGAGGAGTTCGAGGCCATCCGCGCCGACCTCCACGAGCAGGCCTTCGACGGCCCCTACCTGCGCACGCTGTTCGACGCCGGCCGCGACGCCGGCGCCGAGAAGCTCGCGCGCGACATGCCGCGCGGGCGCGAGCGCGACGGGCTCCTGCTCGCCGCGGTGGCGATGCAGCGGGGCGCGCCGGCGGCCGAGGAGGAGTCGCGCGGCATGGGCGACGGGCGTCGCGACGCGCTCCGCGACGCCGCCCGCCTGATGGTGGGGCGCCGCAGCTACGCGGCCGCCGCGGCGCTCGCGAGCGCGGCGGCGCAGGGCGCGCCCAACGCGGCCGAGATCCGCCAGCAGGCCGACCTGTTCCAGGGGCTGAAGCCGTGGGAGACGCTCGCGCCCCAGGGCACCGAGGCGGCGCGGCTGGTGAAGCGCCTGTTCGTGGCGGCGATCCGCTCGCCGGCGCCGGCGCGCGAGCTGCCGGGCATGGTGGCCCGCGACCGGCTCGGGCCGGAGCTGGTGCGGATCGCCGACCAGGGCCTGGGCGGGCCGATCGCCGGCGCGCGCCGCACCCTGCACGAGCAGGGGATCCCGCCGGACGTGCTGCTCGACCTGGTGCTCTCGCGGGTGGAGATGCTGGAGGACGGCGATCCCCGCGCCGCGGTCCGGGTCCGGGTCCAGTTCCCGTTCACCCCGGGTGACGGCCGCTCGGCCGTGTTCGTGGTGCGCGAGGGCAAGGAGCCGAAGGTGCTCGCCACCGACACGGCCTGGCCCATCCTCGGCGCCGAGGCCCTCCGGCTGGCCGGCGCGGGCGACCTCGCCGGCGCCCGCCGCTGGCTCGACTGGGCGCGCGAGACGCTCCCGGGGGCGGAGTCGGACCCGTCCACCCCGGCCGGCGTGCTGGCGCGGCTGTGGCGCCCGGGCGCCGAGGCCGGCGCGCCCGAGGTGCGGCGCGCGGCCGCGGCGGTGCTGGCCTGGGCCGACGAGGCCGGCCGGTCCATCCCCACCCTCTCGGAGGCGCGCGCGCGGGCGACCGATCCCGCCGAGCGCCGGGCGCTCGGGTTCGCGCTGGCGCAGGCGTACCGCGCCGCGGGCAAGCGCGAGGACCAGCTCCGCGTCGCGCGCGAGCTGCTCCAGGACGACCCGGCCTCGCGCGAGGCGTTCGCGCTCGGGGCGGTGGCGCTCGCCGACCTGAAGCGCCCCGCCGAGCTGGAGGCGCTCGCCGCCGGCGTGCTGCAGCGCCTGCCCGACGATCCCGAGGTGCTCGGGCTGCTCGGGAACCTGCGGCTCGGGGCCGGCAACGTGGACGAGGCGGCGAAGGCGTTCCGGCGGCTCATCGACGGCGGCAAGGCGAGCCCGCTCGTGCTCAACAACGCCGCCTGGCTCGAGCTGTTCCGCGCCACGCCCGGCAAGGACGCGCTGGACTGGGCGCGCCGCGCGGTGGAGGGCGAGCGCGGCCAGAACCACCCCTCGCTCAACACGCTCGCGGCCATCTACGCCGCGAGCGGCCAGCCCGCGGAGGCCCGCGAGGTGTTCCTGCGCTCGCTGGACGTGAGCGGCGACGCGCTCGAGCCGGCGGACTGGTTCGTCTTCGGCCGCATCGCCGAGGCCTGGGGCGTGCCCGAGGCGGCGCGCGCCGCCTACGCGCGGGTGGCGCCGGATCCGCTCGATCCCACCGCGCCGCACACGCTCGCGCAGCGCCGGCTGGCGCTGCTGGGCCCGGCGCCCGCCCCGGCCTCGCCCGGCGGCGCGAAGCCCGCGCCGGGCGACGCGCCCGCGGTGCCCCCCGCCCGACCCCTGCCCGCGGCGGCGCCCGCGCCGGCCGCGGCACCGCCGGCGACGCCGGCCGCGCCCGCGAGGCCCGAGGGCGGCCAGCCCGGGAAGAAGGCGCCGGCGCGGAGGAAGCCCGCGCCCCCGGCGCCGAAGGCGCCCGCCGCCGGCGCGCGGCCCGCGTAG